A single region of the Lates calcarifer isolate ASB-BC8 linkage group LG3, TLL_Latcal_v3, whole genome shotgun sequence genome encodes:
- the eya3 gene encoding LOW QUALITY PROTEIN: eyes absent homolog 3 (The sequence of the model RefSeq protein was modified relative to this genomic sequence to represent the inferred CDS: deleted 1 base in 1 codon) encodes MSGCSAAEMDDSQDLPELPAKKAKLEIDGGLEKEPSNLGDDGSPAAVLGPSEQENSYSALSTAQLDPGDQEQSDRGAAAPQACGDSMNSYAHSATDATATSEYTQQVYQGSNPAVTSYTSQVAFPPLAQSTVYSTFPQTGQTYGLPPFGAMWPGIKTETGLPEAPSGGQPGFLSFSTTYTSTQPGQLHYSYPSQGSSFTTSSVYSNIPSATATTTASTAVAHQEFSSYNSLGQSQFSQYYALPPSYVPAGLASSDEQGAGVGVAGYSAVKSEEATSAGLPPRDASPPENLPAGAALPPSVALPAGAREQDEVGRRNSVGKAKGKAKKSDNPPPADSDLERIFLWDLDETIIIFHSLLTGSYAQKFGKDPATVLNLGLQMEELIFELADTHLFFNDLEECDQVHVEDVASDDNGQDLSNYNFMADGFNGPSGGGAAGATTGVQGGVEWMRKLAFRYRRLKEIYNSYKGNVGSLLSPMKRELLLRLQSEIENVTDAWLSTALKSLLLIQSRGKCMNVLVTTTQLVPALAKVLLYGLGDVFPIENIYSATKIGKESCFERIISRFGKKVTYVVIGDGRDEEFAAKQHNMPFWRISTHGDLVSLHQALELDFL; translated from the exons ATGTCGGGTTGCTCTGCTGCAGAGATGGACGACTCACAGGACCTGCCTGAGCTGCCA gcaaAGAAAGCCAAGCTTGAGATAGATGGTGGACTGGAGAAAGAGCCAAG TAACCTGGGTGATGATGGGagtccagctgctgttttaGGTCCGTCAGAGCAGGAAAACTCTTATTCTGCCCTGTCCACTGCCCAGCTTGATCCAG GTGATCAGGAGCAGTCTGACAGAGGGGCAGCAGCACCTCAAGCATGCGGCGACTCGATGAACTCGTATGCTCATTCTG CCACAGATGCAACAGCCACATCTGAATACACCCAACAGGTTTATCAAGGAAGCAA CCCAGCAGTGACGTCGTACACCAGCCAGGTGGCCTTTCCTCCTCTGGCCCAGTCCACTGTGTACTCCACCTTCCCTCAGACAGGCCAGACCTACGGCCTCCCGCCCTTTG GTGCTATGTGGCCAGgcataaaaacagagacagggcTGCCTGAGGCGCCCTCTGGTGGCCAGCCTGGGTTTCTCAGCTTCAGCACCACATATACCTCAACCCAGCCAGGCCAGCTGCACTACTCATACCCCAGCCAAG GCTCAAGCTTCACAACATCTAGCGTGTACTCCAACATCCCGTCAGCTACAGCCACCACTACAGCCTCCACCGCAGTGGCCCACCAG GAATTTAGTAGCTACAACTCTCTGGGCCAGAGTCAGTTCTCTCAGTACTACGCTCTGCCTCCCAGCTATGTGCCCGCTGGGCTGGCCAGCAGCGACGAGCAGGGCGCCGGCGTGGGCGTGGCTGGATATTCAGCTGTGAAGTCAGAGGAGGCCACCTCAGCTGGACTGCCTCCCAGAG ATGCGTCTCCACCAGAGAACCTCCCAGCAGGCGCAGCTCTGCCCCCCAGTGTCGCTCTCCCTGCCGGAGCCAGAGAGCAGGACGAGGTCGGACGCAGGAACTCAGTCGGGAAAGCCAAAGGGAAGGCCAAGAAGTCTGATAACCCCCCCCCTGCTGACAGTGACCTGGAG CGTATTTTTCTCTGGGATCTGGATGAGACCATCATCATATTCCACTCACTGCTCACTGGCTCCTACGCTCAGAAGTTTGGCAAG GACCCGGCGACGGTGCTGAACCTGGGCTTACAGATGGAGGAGCTGATATTTGAACTGGCAGACACTCACCTTTTCTTCAATGACCTGGAG gAATGTGATCAAGTCCATGTTGAGGACGTGGCCTCTGACGACAACGGACAGGACCTGAg TAATTACAACTTCATGGCGGACGGCTTCAATGGCCCCAGTGGTGGAGGGGCAGCAGGAGCCACCACAGGAGTCCAGGGAGGGGTGGAGTGGATGCGTAAGCTGGCCTTCCGCTACCGCCGGCTAAAAGAGATCTACAACAGCTACAAAGGAAATGTTGGAA GCCTGTTGAGTCCCATGAAGAGGGAACTGCTTCTACGGCTTCAGTCTGAGATCGAGAACGTTACAGACGCCTGGCTCAGCACAGCGCTCAAGTCCCTGCTGCTCATCCAGTCCAG GGGGAAGTGTATGAACGTGTTGGTCACCACCACTCAGCTTGTTCCAGCTCTGGCCAAAGTGCTGCTCTACGGCCTGGGAGACGTCTTCCCCATCGAGAACATCTACAGCGCAACCAAAATAG ggAAAGAGAGCTGCTTTGAGAGGATCATCTCTCGCTTTGGGAAGAAAGTTACTTATGTGGTGATCGGTGACGGTCGAGATGAGGAGTTTGCAGCAAAACAG CACAATATGCCTTTCTGGCGGATCTCCACTCACGGCGACCTT GTGTCCCTGCACCAAGCGCTGGAGCTGGATTTCTTGTAA
- the LOC108899486 gene encoding LOW QUALITY PROTEIN: XK-related protein 8-like (The sequence of the model RefSeq protein was modified relative to this genomic sequence to represent the inferred CDS: deleted 1 base in 1 codon) has protein sequence MAVFKYNRVDFFFTCLGLIFLLLDIGLDIFAAVSFYQEKEYVSLGFLLLFLLGSSVLVQTYSWLWYSYENFKRDTKVESCLSKGQLRLLHYLQLGIYFRHAGVLEVSLRSFFAEAPNPEGFAVYLSHDLAMLRIIETFSESTPQLVLMLTIMLQWGELDPVTVLKAIGSASAVAFSVTTYHRSLRSFLTEKQKQPVTSSLVYFSWNLFIIMSRLSALALFASVLPCFIFAHFVCSWLVLFFCVWRSKTDFMDTPCGEWLFRATVALIWYFAWFNVTEGKTRNRTLLYHGYKLADISLLCGLWCWKMSTEELYFQIPQREAIIVAVSVVALYIFGLFLKVIYYKFYHPNLYKEPAPAGDEVDFPMSKDLEKGDRMFQIVASDFGPVPSPPPAPSIRQNKRMRKLAENFYS, from the exons ATGGCTGTGTTTAAGTATAACCGTGTGGACTTCTTCTTCACTTGTCTTGGTCTAATTTTTTTACTGCTCGACATTGGGCTGGATATTTTTGCAGCTGTGTCTTTCTACCAGGAAAAGGAGTACGTGAGCCTCggctttctgctgctgttcctcctGGGCTCGTCGGTGCTCGTCCAGACCTACAGCTGGCTGTGGTACAGCTACGAGAACTTCAAGAGGGACACAAAGGTTGAGAGCTGCCTCAGCAAGGGCCAGCTCAGGCTTCTACATTACCTCCAGCTGGGAATCTACTTCAG GCACGCAGGTGTCCTGGAGGTGTCTCTGCGCAGCTTCTTCGCAGAGGCCCCCAAC CCTGAGGGTTTCGCGGTGTATCTGAGCCATGACCTCGCCATGCTGCGGATCATCGAGACGTTTTCAGAGAGCACCCCGCAACTCGTCCTCATGCTCACCATCATGCTACAGTGGGGTGAACTCGACCCCGTCACAG tgttgAAGGCCATCGGGTCAGCCTCGGCCGTCGCCTTCAGTGTGACCACGTACCACCGCTCCCTGCGCTCCTTCCTGACTGAAAAGCAGAAGCAGCCTGTTACCTCGTCTCTCGTCTACTTTTCGTGGAACCTGTTTATCATCATGTCTCGCCTCTCCGCCCTCGCCCTGTTCGCCTCCGTGCTGCCCTGCTTCATCTTCGCCCACTTTGTTTGCTCCTGGCTGGTGTTATTCTTCTGCGTCTGGCGATCCAAGACGGACTTCATGGACACCCCATGCGGAGAGTGGCTCTTCCGAGCCACCGTGGCCCTCATTTGGTATTTCGCCTGGTTTAATGTGACCGAGGGGAAGACGAGAAACAGGACCCTGCTCTATCACGGTTACAAACTGGCTGATATTTCCCTTCTCTGCGGCCTGTGGTGCTGGAAGATGAGCACAGAGGAGTTATATTTTCAAATCCCACAACGGGAAGCGATAATCGTTGCTGTCAGTGTTGTCGCCCTTTACATCTTTGGCCTCTTTTTAAAAGTCATATATTACAAATTCTACCATCCAAACCTTTACAAGGAGCCAGCACCAGCTGGAGATGAGGTGGACTTTCCTATGTCCAAGGACCTGGAAAAGGGTGA TCGGATGTTTCAGATCGTTGCATCCGATTTCGGTCCTGTACCAAGCCCACCACCAGCACCCAGCATTAGACAGAATAAGAGGATGAGGAAGTTGGCTGAAAACTTCTACTCCTGA
- the xkr8.3 gene encoding XK-related protein 8.3: MGSVMERAAFSKYSWIDFLFSVVGVCTFLVDWGSDVWVATEFYRRGDFFWFGVLVGLMVLSSVVVQMFSWFWFKYDRELPEFSAQTGARTVLFGDRVKLSCLLHVLQLGFLCRHISAIRQGFRVWWRKEEGSEYAVYLTHDLSMLRLIETFCESAPQLTLMIYVMLCTNKARAVQFVSIAASTTSIAWMVVDYHRSLRSFLPDKAKQGWGSSLIYFLWNLLLIAPRVAALALFASVLPGYVAAHFLLLWLVFVLWAWRQKTNFMDSVGGEWLYRATVALIWYFSWFNVAEGHTRGRSFIYHSFITTDGGILLVTWWCYRDPVQTESYGLALIITLPLIYLLGLIFKALYYCCFHPKLWRPPVRDLGLPDDLPDAEVSFRDVSIQDGALSSQFLNKRMAFHATHFYSEQRAIGKTNNTNRAESSHL; the protein is encoded by the exons ATGGGCTCAGTCATGGAGCGCGCTGCTTTTTCTAAATATTCCTGGATCgactttctcttctctgtggtCGGAGTTTGTACTTTCCTCGTAGACTGGGGCTCGGACGTATGGGTGGCCACCGAGTTTTACCGCCGCGGGGACTTTTTCTGGTTCGGGGTGCTGGTCGGCCTCATGGTCCTGTCCTCTGTCGTGGTCCAGATGTTCAGCTGGTTCTGGTTCAAGTACGACCGAGAACTGCCGGAGTTCAGCGCTCAGACCGGAGCACGGACCGTGCTCTTTGGGGACCGAGTGAAGCTCTCCTGCCTGTTACATGTGCTGCAGCTGGGGTTCCTCTGCAG GCATATCTCCGCCATACGCCAGGGCTTCAGGGTCTGGTGGCGCAAAGAGGAAGGATCAGAGTACGCTGTTTATCTGACACATGACCTCAGCATGCTCAGGCTCATCGAGACGTTCTGCGAGAGCGCTCCTCAGCTCACCCTGATGATCTATGTCATGCTGTGCACCAACAAGGCCAGGGCAGTTCAGT TTGTGAGCATTGCTGCATCAACCACCTCAATAGCCTGGATGGTGGTTGATTACCACCGCTCCCTGCGCTCCTTCCTCCCAGACAAAGCCAAGCAGGGCTGGGGTTCCTCCTTGATCTACTTCCTGTGGAATCTGCTGCTGATCGCTCCACGTGTTGCAGCCCTCGCCCTGTTCGCCTCTGTCCTGCCTGGGTACGTCGCCGCCCACTTTCTCCTCCTGTggcttgtgtttgtgctgtgggCGTGGCGACAGAAGACAAACTTCATGGATAGCGTGGGTGGGGAGTGGCTCTACCGGGCCACCGTGGCGCTCATTTGGTACTTCAGCTGGTTCAACGTAGCGGAGGGTCATACCCGAGGCCGGAGCTTCATCTACCACTCCTTCATCACCACTGATGGAGGGATCCTGCTGGTGACCTGGTGGTGTTACAGAGACCCTGTCCAGACCGAGTCCTACGGCCTCGCTCTCATCAtcactcttcctctcatctACCTCCTGGGACTGATCTTCAAAGCCCTCTACTACTGCTGCTTCCACCCCAAACTGTGGAGGCCCCCTGTGAGGGACCTGGGACTGCCTGATGATCTGCCTGACGCAGAAGTGTCCTTCAGAGATGTTTCCATCCAGGACGGCGCCCTGTCCTCCCAGTTTCTCAACAAGCGGATGGCCTTCCATGCCACTCACTTTTACTCAGAGCAGAGAGCCATTGGAAAGactaataacacaaacagagcagagtcttCACATCTGTGA
- the srsf4 gene encoding serine/arginine-rich splicing factor 4 isoform X1 encodes MSRVYIGRLSYRAREKDVERFFKGYGKILEVDLKNGYGFVEFDDPRDADDAVYDLNGKELCGERVIVEHTKGPRRDGGYGGRSGYGRWGRDRYGPPIRTDYRLIVENLSSRCSWQDLKDYMRQAGEVTYADTHKGRRNEGVIEFRLYSDMKRALEKLDGTEVNGRKIRLIEDRPGARRRRSYSRSRSHSRSRSRSRRSRKSRSRSESSSRSRSHSRAASRSRSRSRSKKNKGKGKKEEEERSNGAQKSKDRSRSRSPKSKKSKKDGKKSKKEDSRSRSRSRSRSRSRSGIKDRSRKSGSKGREQPKSDDEGGEPERGSRSRSRSPADSKSRARSSKSKSKSKSRSPSPAKARSHSRSASRSESRSKSRSQSRSRSRSRS; translated from the exons ATGTCGAGGGTGTATATCGGACGGCTGAGCTACAGAGCCAGAGAAAAGGATGTGGAGAGGTTCTTCAAAGGCTACGGGAAGATACTGGAAGTCGATCTGAAAAATGG GTATGGGTTTGTTGAATTTGATGACCCCCGTGACGCAGATGATGCTGTGTATGACCTGAACGGCAAAGAGCTGTGTGGAGAACGGGTCATTGTGGAGCACACCAAGGGACCCCGGCGTGACGGAGGCTATGGTGGAAGGA GTGGATATGGGCGCTGGGGAAGAGACAGATATGGTCCACCTATAAGGACAGATTATCGGCTCATTGTTGAGAATCTTTCCAGCCGCTGCAGCTGGCAGGACTTGAAg GACTACATGAGGCAGGCAGGGGAGGTGACTTACGCTGACACCCACAAGGGCCGGAGGAACGAGGGGGTGATCGAGTTCAGGCTCTACTCTGACATGAAGAGGGCTCTGGAGAAGCTGGACGGCACAGAGGTGAACGGCAGGAAGATCCGGCTCATTGAGGACCGCCCCGGAGCCAGACGTCGCCGCTCTTACTCTCGCAGTCGCAGCCACTCCAG ATCCCGCTCCAGGAGCCGCAGGTCCCGCAAGAGCCGCAGCCgcagtgaaagcagcagtcGCAGCCGCTCCCACTCCAG GGCGGCGTCCCGCTCCCGCAGCCGATCTCGTAGCAAGAAGAACAAGGGCAAGGgcaagaaggaggaagaggagcgcAGCAACGGCGCTCAGAAGAGCAAGGACCGCAGCAGGAGCCGCAGCCCCAAGAGCAAAAAGAGCAAGAAAGACGGGAAGAAGAGCAAGAAGGAGGATTCCCGCTCCAGATCCCGCTCTCGCTCCAGGTCTCGTTCCAGATCAGGAATCAAGGATCGCTCAAGGAAATCAGGCTCAAAGGGTCGCGAGCAGCCCAAGAGCGACGACGAGGGAGGCGAGCCTGAGAGGGGCTCTCGTTCCCGTTCCCGCAGCCCCGCTGATTCCAAATCCAGAGCCAGGTCTTCTAAATCCAAGTCCAAATCCAAATCCCGTTCCCCGTCACCTGCCAAAGCCCGCTCCCACTCCCGGTCCGCCTCACGCTCAGAGTCCCGCTCCAAATCCCGCTCGCAGTCTCGCTCTCGCTCCCGTTCCCGCTCCTAG
- the srsf4 gene encoding serine/arginine-rich splicing factor 4 isoform X2 produces MKTAFPIRPRPGGEDAMGLGTDVGSALIGGYGRWGRDRYGPPIRTDYRLIVENLSSRCSWQDLKDYMRQAGEVTYADTHKGRRNEGVIEFRLYSDMKRALEKLDGTEVNGRKIRLIEDRPGARRRRSYSRSRSHSRSRSRSRRSRKSRSRSESSSRSRSHSRAASRSRSRSRSKKNKGKGKKEEEERSNGAQKSKDRSRSRSPKSKKSKKDGKKSKKEDSRSRSRSRSRSRSRSGIKDRSRKSGSKGREQPKSDDEGGEPERGSRSRSRSPADSKSRARSSKSKSKSKSRSPSPAKARSHSRSASRSESRSKSRSQSRSRSRSRS; encoded by the exons ATGAAGACCGCTTTTCCCATTAGGCCCAGGCCGGGTGGTGAGGATGCCATGGGGTTAGGAACAGATGTGGGTTCAGCTCTTATAG GTGGATATGGGCGCTGGGGAAGAGACAGATATGGTCCACCTATAAGGACAGATTATCGGCTCATTGTTGAGAATCTTTCCAGCCGCTGCAGCTGGCAGGACTTGAAg GACTACATGAGGCAGGCAGGGGAGGTGACTTACGCTGACACCCACAAGGGCCGGAGGAACGAGGGGGTGATCGAGTTCAGGCTCTACTCTGACATGAAGAGGGCTCTGGAGAAGCTGGACGGCACAGAGGTGAACGGCAGGAAGATCCGGCTCATTGAGGACCGCCCCGGAGCCAGACGTCGCCGCTCTTACTCTCGCAGTCGCAGCCACTCCAG ATCCCGCTCCAGGAGCCGCAGGTCCCGCAAGAGCCGCAGCCgcagtgaaagcagcagtcGCAGCCGCTCCCACTCCAG GGCGGCGTCCCGCTCCCGCAGCCGATCTCGTAGCAAGAAGAACAAGGGCAAGGgcaagaaggaggaagaggagcgcAGCAACGGCGCTCAGAAGAGCAAGGACCGCAGCAGGAGCCGCAGCCCCAAGAGCAAAAAGAGCAAGAAAGACGGGAAGAAGAGCAAGAAGGAGGATTCCCGCTCCAGATCCCGCTCTCGCTCCAGGTCTCGTTCCAGATCAGGAATCAAGGATCGCTCAAGGAAATCAGGCTCAAAGGGTCGCGAGCAGCCCAAGAGCGACGACGAGGGAGGCGAGCCTGAGAGGGGCTCTCGTTCCCGTTCCCGCAGCCCCGCTGATTCCAAATCCAGAGCCAGGTCTTCTAAATCCAAGTCCAAATCCAAATCCCGTTCCCCGTCACCTGCCAAAGCCCGCTCCCACTCCCGGTCCGCCTCACGCTCAGAGTCCCGCTCCAAATCCCGCTCGCAGTCTCGCTCTCGCTCCCGTTCCCGCTCCTAG
- the srsf4 gene encoding serine/arginine-rich splicing factor 4 isoform X3, with protein sequence MKTAFPIRPRPGGGYGRWGRDRYGPPIRTDYRLIVENLSSRCSWQDLKDYMRQAGEVTYADTHKGRRNEGVIEFRLYSDMKRALEKLDGTEVNGRKIRLIEDRPGARRRRSYSRSRSHSRSRSRSRRSRKSRSRSESSSRSRSHSRAASRSRSRSRSKKNKGKGKKEEEERSNGAQKSKDRSRSRSPKSKKSKKDGKKSKKEDSRSRSRSRSRSRSRSGIKDRSRKSGSKGREQPKSDDEGGEPERGSRSRSRSPADSKSRARSSKSKSKSKSRSPSPAKARSHSRSASRSESRSKSRSQSRSRSRSRS encoded by the exons ATGAAGACCGCTTTTCCCATTAGGCCCAGGCCGGGTG GTGGATATGGGCGCTGGGGAAGAGACAGATATGGTCCACCTATAAGGACAGATTATCGGCTCATTGTTGAGAATCTTTCCAGCCGCTGCAGCTGGCAGGACTTGAAg GACTACATGAGGCAGGCAGGGGAGGTGACTTACGCTGACACCCACAAGGGCCGGAGGAACGAGGGGGTGATCGAGTTCAGGCTCTACTCTGACATGAAGAGGGCTCTGGAGAAGCTGGACGGCACAGAGGTGAACGGCAGGAAGATCCGGCTCATTGAGGACCGCCCCGGAGCCAGACGTCGCCGCTCTTACTCTCGCAGTCGCAGCCACTCCAG ATCCCGCTCCAGGAGCCGCAGGTCCCGCAAGAGCCGCAGCCgcagtgaaagcagcagtcGCAGCCGCTCCCACTCCAG GGCGGCGTCCCGCTCCCGCAGCCGATCTCGTAGCAAGAAGAACAAGGGCAAGGgcaagaaggaggaagaggagcgcAGCAACGGCGCTCAGAAGAGCAAGGACCGCAGCAGGAGCCGCAGCCCCAAGAGCAAAAAGAGCAAGAAAGACGGGAAGAAGAGCAAGAAGGAGGATTCCCGCTCCAGATCCCGCTCTCGCTCCAGGTCTCGTTCCAGATCAGGAATCAAGGATCGCTCAAGGAAATCAGGCTCAAAGGGTCGCGAGCAGCCCAAGAGCGACGACGAGGGAGGCGAGCCTGAGAGGGGCTCTCGTTCCCGTTCCCGCAGCCCCGCTGATTCCAAATCCAGAGCCAGGTCTTCTAAATCCAAGTCCAAATCCAAATCCCGTTCCCCGTCACCTGCCAAAGCCCGCTCCCACTCCCGGTCCGCCTCACGCTCAGAGTCCCGCTCCAAATCCCGCTCGCAGTCTCGCTCTCGCTCCCGTTCCCGCTCCTAG